TGTACGACAAATTTTACTGAATGTTTtatgaaaacaaaaattcaaTTTGCACCAAGAAGTCGTATTCTGCTTGAAGAATATATTTGGACCACTTATCCTGAAGTTACCTGCTACACCTTTATTTGCCTGCTAAGAAATTGATTTTGATCAACACAAAAAGTATATGTTTAATAAATTGAACACATAACCTTTCTGCAGATAATTGAGATTTTATGTGTATTCTTGTGGGGAGATATTGAGGTGAATAATCTGGATACTGGGTAATTAAAGTGAATGCTTCAACCTGGCTTAATTTTCTGTACCGAAGACATGTTAGTTGGGATATGTATCCTTTCATATACATAGTGAATCATCCTCTCTTAGTATGTTATCATTAGTTCAGATCGATAAAAATCTCATACTAGTCTAGCTCTTATGATATAGGTGGAAGGAAACAGAAGGCCGTTGCACAATTACATGGAGAAGGTTCAGAAAGACATAACACCAACTATGCGAGAAATTCTAGTTGATTGGCTGGTGGAGGTTGTTGATGAATACAAACTTGTCTCTGATACTCTTTATCTGACTGTGAACTACATAGATAGATTCCTATCCTCACATGCTTTGTCGAGGACGAAACTTCAACTCCTTGGTGTATCCAGCATGCTTGTAGCTGCGTATGCTCATCTGAACCTTATTAGTTCCTTCTTCCTCCCACCCCACTGTCTTGGTCAGTCTTTGCCTTTGCCTTGGTTAATCTCTTTTGTCTGCTCTAACTGCAGAAAGTTTGAAGAAATTACTCCGCCACATATTGAAGATTGTTGCTACATAACAGATAATACGTACACCAGAGAAGAGGTTCTTTGTTTCTCTAgctaatttttatgtttttcctttttttctggAAAGCCCTACTAAATTTCCATTTGCTGTGTTTGGGTGTCAAATACAGGTTGTAGCTATGGAGAGCAATATACTAatgtttttaaatttcaatACATCTAATCCAACAGCAAAGAGTTTTCTCAGGTCAGCCAATTTTCAAGTGTTTTATTGGTTGCTGTTTTTATCTATCACTTCCAACCCTATATGTGCACAGCATTGATTAACGCATGGCATTTGTGTGGTGGCTTTGCAGAATGTTCACCAAGGCTGCACAAGAAATCTCAACAGTATGCCAATCCCTCTATGCTTTGTAATGTTTCTTCTATTTTGCGCTCCTCAAAATAATAACTGTGATCAAGCTCCCTTGTCTTTTCTAGTTTTCCAACTTGCAATTTGAGTTCTTGGCTTGTTACCTGGCGGAGCTGAGCTTGCTAGATTATATCTGTGTGAGGTTCTTGCCATCAATGATTGCTGCTTCAGCAATTTTTCTTGCTAGATTTACAATGCTACCAAGCATTCATCCCTGGGTAAGATACAATACACATTTATCAGTCATTTGTTCATGCAGGACGTGTTACCTGCAGATTAATCTGtcattagttttaatttttgaaccATGGAGTCAAGCAGTCCAAAAACttcaaaagaaagaataaatcacaaatttcttctATCTACCTCCCTTTTCCAGATTCACACTGTCAATTGAGGCCTGAATCCTGTATTTGTTGAGAACTACTTTTTCTGCTTAAGCTTGTCAGCAAGTTTTATCATTCTTCACCTGAGAGTTTGCCATTCAATAAATCTGGAAACGACATGTTTGATTTCCAATTGCGAAGTGCACAAATTCTGgagaaaaaataaaaccaaatatacctaaaaatgatttaaaatgaTTACTCCTTGCTTTTCTTAGCTGGCAAGATAACATGAACTTTTTCCTCGGGTACCAACATCTAATCTAATATAGTCATATGCCAAAAGTTACTTCAAATAAAGAGCGCTCAAATGAATAATCGTGCTTGTATTATATGTCTGTTGATGCACACGTGAAATGAGGATTCTAGATGCAAATTTTTTGAGCTTCAACTTAATTAGGAATTGATTGCACTTCCTTCTAGTCTTAACAGTAATCTGTACTATGTTTATGATATGGACTTACTTTTAAGTTGCTGCAGAGTTTGGCATTGCAGAGATATACAGGTTACGAAGCATCTGATTTAAAGGAGTGTATCCTTGCCATTAATGATCTACAGCTTAATAGAAGACCGACCTCTGCACAAGCATTAAGAGAAAAATACATGCAAAACAAGGTATCCTAACTTTGTTTACCATATCAACTTTGTACTTAAAAGTGGCACCACAGTAAAgtacttttttctctttttcttctttactTGGACCCAGTTGTGTCATGGGCTCtgttgcttaaatttgtttaatAACTACTGACTGTTTTAGTACTATTACTCTTGTGAACAGTTCAAACGTGTTGCAGCATTGTGTCCACCCTCAGAGATTCCCAGTCATTATTTTGAGGTGGTGACTGGAAAGCATTCTTCAGAAGCTCAAGAAGCCCCACTTTGAGTGTGCATAAAGATCTTAATTCTGACGGATAACCACCATATGTCTTGATCTGTCTTGGGAAGATTAATCTATAAAGTGGCTCGTGGACGAGTTCATCAAGTGGGTGTCAAGGTTTGATGCTTTGCATCTCCAGAAGACAGATATGGATGCTGACCTGAGAGTTTTATCCTCTGGATTTGATAAAGAGactacaataattttttttccccaacCTTGAATAAGAAAATGTAAAGTACGTATGTTATTCTGAAGTCCAATGTTTATGCATCTGCATATAGTAAACCTAAACCATTGCACAATTTTCACTGTtggtgttttgctttttagagcATATTTTGCTCCTTGGTTGATTTTGACTTCTTTTCGGCCAGTGTCTAGACTTTCAACCCACATGGAACTTTTTGCTTTTCATCTTATATGTTGGATGTATTTTTCAGCTAAATTTAGACTATAAGCTCCGCTTTACTCTCattatttttttgtaaattattatttttccaaAGCTCAATTTCACTTTGTGGATGAAACAATTTGGAGAGAGAGGAATagctatttttgttttttttttgggaggttCAAGCCGAAAGAAAAGGTGAGAAATGGAGGAATGAATTTCTACTGTGGGCATGGGCAATGAAgagaaataaaaggaaaacc
This sequence is a window from Coffea eugenioides isolate CCC68of unplaced genomic scaffold, Ceug_1.0 ScVebR1_2027;HRSCAF=2980, whole genome shotgun sequence. Protein-coding genes within it:
- the LOC113756166 gene encoding putative cyclin-A3-1 — encoded protein: MGEQENCLGSTTARPSKKRPMMTAATTTTTSIESLQGRQQLSVTAKKRVVLGELTNIPKIVELSSIPKPVHPKPKSSTSREKEEVVKSDADVDRCPDDSRKYADAPLIYQHLRSLEVEGNRRPLHNYMEKVQKDITPTMREILVDWLVEVVDEYKLVSDTLYLTVNYIDRFLSSHALSRTKLQLLGVSSMLVAAKFEEITPPHIEDCCYITDNTYTREEVVAMESNILMFLNFNTSNPTAKSFLRMFTKAAQEISTFSNLQFEFLACYLAELSLLDYICVRFLPSMIAASAIFLARFTMLPSIHPWSLALQRYTGYEASDLKECILAINDLQLNRRPTSAQALREKYMQNKFKRVAALCPPSEIPSHYFEVVTGKHSSEAQEAPL